The genomic stretch acacacacacccaagttacacacgtacacacgtacacacatacacactcactcacacgcactcactcactctctcacacacacttcactgtacacacaaaacacacccccatacgcacatatagacagacggacatacacacctttacaaacaaacacacatacacacacacatacacttacgcacacacacacacacaaaccaacccacccactctctctctctctctctctctctctctctctctctctctctttatctcttatacaaacagacacacacccacacaaacacacacacacacacacacacacacatgtacatacgcacgcatgtacgcacgcacacacccacacacacacacacacacacacacacacacacacacacacacacacacacacacacattgactcacacaaatctcatacacacaatacacacactcatacgcacatacacggttggcctagtggtaaggcgtccgccccgtgtgtgtgggttagaacccaggccgggtcatacctaaaactttaaaattggcaatctagtgggtgctccgcctggcggctggcattatggggttagtgcatgctaggactggttggtccggtgtcagaataatgtgactgggtgagacgaagcctgtgctgcgacttctgccttttgtgtggctcacgttatatctcaaagcagcaccgccctgataattatggaaacaaacaaacaaataagcacatagacagacggacacacacacctttacaaacaaacacatatacacactcatacacacacaaacatacacacaaactcatgcacacacacattcacacacacacacacactccggttggtccggtgtcagaataatgtgactgggtgagacatgaagcctgtgctgcgacttctgtcttgtgtgtggcgcacgttatatgtcaaagcagcaccgccctgatatggcccttcgtggtcggctgggcgttgagcaaacaaacaaacaaatacgcacatagacagtcggacacacacacctttacaaacaaacacatatacacactcatacacacacaaacatacacacaaactcatgcacacacacattcacacatacacacccacacacacactctctctctctctctctcaaacacacacacacacacacacacacacacaccaagtcacacacacacacacacacacacacacactcactcacacgcactcactcactctctaacaaaaaacttcatacacacaaaacacacacccatacgcacatatggacagacggacatgcacacctttacaaacaaacacacatacacgcacacacatacacttatgcccacacacacacttacacacacacgagtacagactcatgcacgcgtgcgcacgcacacacacacacacacacacacacacacacacacaaatacacacacaccacacacatacgagtacagactcatgcacgcgtgcgcacacacacacacacacacacacacacacacacacatacacacacacacacacacacacacacacacacacacacacacagtaacactaacacatgtgcacaaaatgaacacaaacacacacactgcgcgagagagaaagactacagggaggcatgacgtcatgatgcattaattgacgtcaaagactttcgaccgtgacgtattcttcttacgcgagctttatccatagacttggaaactacggaatttctacccgtccaaagcggcctggggtggcgtttgctgaaaaaatgggggcgcctattttacccaccgtatttttgttagtatggtccccatttttggtgaacttccatctccaactgtagcacgtagccgggcacaacgaatccttctttatcatgtattattcggtgtgcacatttctcaaatcgattacagtatagcgttcacgggatacctccagcttcgctgggataaagaaggattcgttgtgcccggctacgtgctacagttggagatggaagttcaccaaaaatggggaccatactaacaaaaatacggtgggtaaaataggcgcccccattttttcagcaaacgccaccccaggccgctttggacgggtagaaattccgtagtttccaagtctatggataaagctcgcgtaagaagaatacgtcacggtcgaaagtctttgacgtcaattaatgcatcatgacgtcatgcctccctgtagtctttctctctcgcgcagtgtgtgtgtttgtgttcattttgtgcacatgtgttagtgttactgtgtgtgtgtgtgtgtgtgtgtgtatttgtgtgtgtgtgtgtgtgtgtgtgtgtgtgtgtgtgtgcgcacgcgtgcatgagtctgtactcgtatgtgtgtatttgtgtgtgtgtgtgtgcgtgcgcacgcgtgcatgagtctgtactcgtgtgtgtgtaagtgtctgtgtgtgtgtgtctgagtgtgtgcgTAGAgcgagtaaactactggaccgatctttatgaaattttacttgagagttcctgggtatgatatccccagacgtttgttttattttttcgataaatatctttgatgacgtcatatccggctttttgtaaaagttgaggcggcactgtcacaccctcatttttcaatcaaattgatttaaatttttgtaaagcaatcttcgacgaaggccggacttcggtattgcatttcagtttggtggcttaaaaattaattgatgactttggccattaaaaatctgaaaattgtaataattggtttttttataaaacgatctaaatttacgttaatcttattctacatcatttcctgattccaaaaacatataaatatgttatatttagattaaaaacaagctctgaacattaaacatatacaattatgatcaaaattaaatttccgatatcgatttaaaaacaatttcatcttattccttgtcggttactgattccaaaaacacatagatatgatatgtttggattgaaaacacgctcagaaagttaaaacgaagagaggtacagaaaagcgtgctatgcagcacagcgaaaccactaccgcgctaaacaggctcgtcagtttcactccgttttgcacaagcggcggactacggtcattgtaaaaaaaatgcagtgcgttcagtttcattctgtgagttccacagcttgacaaaatataatttcgccttacgcgacttgcttttttctgcatgcgtgtACTGTTTTCAAGGCGTGAAACTTTGGCTGTGAATTTGTGTTctgtatcgtgcgcatgcgtgcacacagggATGTTTAGACGTCGAGGAGAGTCAAAACCAATAAACAccactaaaaacaaacacaaaaagaaaaccaaACAAAGTAACACACACTAAAAGTCTGTGTACATCTTGACAGGATCGACTTCAGCGAGGTTTACTCCTAAGGCGTCATCTTCCGACACAACAACACGGAGCAGTATGGGTCTCTCCGCTCCAACAACACTAAAcaccactaacacacacacacacacacacacacacacacacacacacacacacacacacacacacacacacacacacaaacacacacacacacacacacacacaaacacacacacacacaggaacacacaggaacacacacacacacgcacgcacgcacgcacacgcacgcacacacacacacacacacgcacacacacacgcacacacgcacacacgcacacacacacaaacacacacacacacacgatacaaAATCAAACTTTGTTTAAATCTTTACCCCGATGACGTCATCTTCCTACGAACCAACTTGGTGCACTCCTAGTCACTGCACCTCAAAACCAGTAAACACCATAAAATAAtactttaaaaaacacacacaaaacacaaaagatACACAAAGAATACACACactaattgtgaccctccaccacgaaatgagtcgcatgtcacctagCGCGGTTCTGGGCTAGGCTtaagtcgccttgtggtgagattatgtgcgcgttataaattctcgtattatttattattattattaatataagtccggggagtatCTGGTAActgtgtgagggtcaccttagtcacaggcttataactcaaacagtgttcgatcttttctaaaaacggttttcaccactggatagagcataaaaaaactatttaggaaaatgtacaaatatgaaaatcatgcaaaggtgacatgcgactcattccgtggtggagggtcacaattgtaaAACTCTGTTTGCATCTTAACAGGATTGACTTCAACGAGGTTTACCCCGAAGACGTGATCTACCTACGCACCAACGTGGAACACTACTGGGCGCTACGCCAAAACCCGCACTACAAGAAAACGTTCCCACCCTGGCTGATTCACGGCAGACCCAGGTCAGCTTCCTCACTTGTTTTCACTTTGTGTCTCGACGATGTTTAGCTAGTTGTGCCACCTTAAGGCGAGGAGAGGCACTAAAATcaccaaaattaaacttggagaatacatggaataacttagttttctgggtagttattgaagtgacttatgaaaataaatgaaaaatatgttaaTACTATAGGACatagactgccgttgctatggaaactggcttaaacagcgccatattggatttctggGAAATGCTAAAAAGTTGGCACAAAAATACACATGACTTTAATCTACAATAACAAAGAAcgattttttttagaaaagactacagttgaatttatattatTTGTTTAAATAGGGATTATTGAATATGcggttagaaattcattaatccttattacaaaaataaatataaattcaactgtataATTTAGTAAAAAATATaattctatatgattgtagataaactattgcatggggaacatgagatttatttcccaggtgtttgtgaatgaaaactcgtgaaaatgatgacaataaagtgttgttattggtAGTGTAATTTCGTATTTTTCAAGGTTTTTCAACGATGCTTGgcaatggattttttttttctccaaaattttaatcaatcaataaacacgtgataacaaacatggtaactgtgtgttttctgtttgtacacataatttctcatttacatgctttaccttaaatcagagacaataaacaatttgtttctaattaataaaacgtcagactaacgaaatctcaaaacaacatgatttccaaaaataatttccagtgttaatcgtgaatcggtttttttaaaaatgcttacgcacatctttgcgattaaaataatatgattaatcttcttcatatttttgctgttacttttaataccaaaaaccacatctgtaacattcaacctaattctttcgccaattgtttactaaaatgtacatttcaatataattccaaaacctgagcacggttgggcattcaaagaaaaatttttccaatacatcaagttcatcctcacaatatgtacagtttttatcagccttcactttcatcttacacaataaaatattagttggataaatgttttgcaatattttccaatgcaggcAATGGCTGATGAAACTGACCCCGCTTGTTGAAGACATGGCGGTGAGTGAGCTGAGGGACTGGGATAATATATACAATAACGTGTTGCTATTGTAATTTCTTATCTTTCCAGGTTTTTCGACGATGCTTGGCAATGGCTTATGAAGCCCACCCCGCTACTCCAGGACATGGCGGTGAGTCTGTTGATGGACTGGGGCTGGTTCAACCGCTCCAAGCCCCTCGCCTGCGCTCACATTCGTATCGGGGTCAGCAAGTACAACCCCGAAGACTCCCGCAAGATCAACGACATCAAGAAGCTGGGAGCGCTCTGGGAGTTCCTCCAGCCTTACGCCAAGAACGGGAGTGTTATTTTCATGGCGTCCGATAATCTCGTCGTGCGCGAGACTTCGCGAGAAAAGTTCGGATCGGCGCATCGGGACACTGGTGGAATTGTTGTGCATGTGGATAAACAggtgagattgtgtgtgtgtgtgtgtgtgtgtgtgtgtgtgtgtgtgtgtgtgtgtgtgtgtgtgtgtgtgtgtgtgtgtgtgtgtgtgtgtgcttgtttgtttgtttgtttatttttgtttgtttgtgtgctagTTTGGTCgtatttgtgtttttgtatcATCGCATCGGTGCACCACAACAATGGCAGGAATTGTTGTGCATGTGCATAAACAGGTGAATGTTGTTTttagattgtttgtttgtttgtttgtttgtttgttttgtttgtttgagtgtgtgtgtgtgtgtgtgtgtgtgtgtgtgtgtgtgtgtgtgtgtgtgtgtgtgtgtgtgtgtgtgtgtgtgtgtgtgacatggagactaccgtcgcccttcacagcaggctctgcagagttgttggcctttgaaAGTGCTCGCCGGTTAGACACCTGTGGATTgaagagttctgtttgtgatggggtctggcggcttctgtctctctctatgttctTGTTTTCCTTTGCGTAACCAAAACAGtgtttatagggctaagaaattagctctaaaaCTCTCAATCGTGTTTGATTGGACTtagcctccaaaggtgattgttgtgattcagcactcggttacatttgtaTTATGGATTTGATTGCCGGGTGGATCTATGTCTTTGTCTACGTACTAatgcccggtagctcagttggtagagcactggacttgtgatcgaaaggtcgctggttcggacacgggccgggacggacacgggtcaactttatgtgcagacccagagacggaagccatgtcccacccccaggtcatcacaatggcacgtaaaagaccttggtcattctgccataagtgcaggtggctgaatacacctaaacacgcagacacctgggtagcgcgaccccgttgctgctagctttccactgggaggaagcgacccgaatttcccagcgatgggacaataaagtaatgaaaatgaaaaaaaaaatgaaaaaattctTGTTAGTTTGTATTGATTAGTTCATTCGTTGATGGCGTGGTTGATTTCCTTGTTATCCTTCTTTGTCTCATTCTGTTTTGTTACATTGTCAATACTTGACCGAATGAGTTAACGAGGGTAGAGGGTGaggtttgtctctctctctctatatatatgtgtgtctgtgagtgtctgttgTAACCACAATGGTGTTTCCCCAACAGAGGGACGAGGATAACGCGTGCGAGGGGTTCCAGTTCGCCTTGCTCGACCAGTTCATCCTCACTCTCTGCGACATCCTCATCACCACCAACAGCAACTTCAGCTTCCGCGCTGTGCTCATCCGCGCTAACGTCAAGGGACTATATTTCTTCGGCAATGGCAAGA from Littorina saxatilis isolate snail1 linkage group LG16, US_GU_Lsax_2.0, whole genome shotgun sequence encodes the following:
- the LOC138950360 gene encoding uncharacterized protein, translated to MRLIPWWRVTIVKLCLHLNRIDFNEVYPEDVIYLRTNVEHYWALRQNPHYKKTFPPWLIHGRPRFFDDAWQWLMKPTPLLQDMAVSLLMDWGWFNRSKPLACAHIRIGVSKYNPEDSRKINDIKKLGALWEFLQPYAKNGSVIFMASDNLVVRETSREKFGSAHRDTGGIVVHVDKQRDEDNACEGFQFALLDQFILTLCDILITTNSNFSFRAVLIRANVKGLYFFGNGKIKRVYVI